In Amaranthus tricolor cultivar Red isolate AtriRed21 chromosome 3, ASM2621246v1, whole genome shotgun sequence, a single window of DNA contains:
- the LOC130807664 gene encoding trans-Golgi network-localized SYP41-interacting protein 1 isoform X2: protein MSENYDSENNPEITTSIDDDDDDNVIVGDSSESTINQEVSSREANYDSNNSNDDGVIVNADHNGSGGDSDGVVVSDDAGREDMFLDAPEDLGADGRDSTGEPQESTDWDEDRVHESQTRFSRLDNEMQNDYMVDEMERLRAMLDKTVNEKESIAREHKDEMEMAAKGIANLRNQMRDMINKQLLIDDNQFRSHEDAVQTPLHELIHECSMFLRSVVEEFQDLNTKSTEASVSREVFNAYLNSAQNQSAEIQFQKDQYMEDTTNRMLSSLASVVYVGDLLDNTLIGRIAHIEKSVFSLIENYNWFLFQGDQLRQCLVQVRPDLGEQTDYGVIFAAANQELLGFPKKETDFVEKMSHFESENSKLMEQIETHKAMYDAATAELEKLKAELDHEKHRYFNTKEKLSLAVTKGKALVQQRDSLKQTVADKTSELDRCLVELKEKSSALEAAELIKEELVRSQISGASLQELLAEKDLILEKLDDIMLQISIPELSKSKDVTERIRWIVDERTALKDDSLKFHQLADILLSIKLPENVSFSDLESRLVWITKSYDEAKAEMGKLQDEIKRTRESLSEATSEIGILQGDNSCIRETAVREMDHLIALLSTVLVEREYVTVELEDMSNKFETTVLSERQAISEKEDILKILQKASGVAVVDGQLPEIDVLVECLANMKEGNNSTHDSLEVKDENFRIMQILLYVKDLDSALHEILFKEETLIMKMEINNLLTDLTRASEEKASLKEQNEKLQKDLDRIEEKSALIREKLSMAVKKGKGLVQEREGLKQLIDEKSSEIEKLKVELEQRELAIINYENETSKLSQQVLSIAKLEEDGLALEDQRNQLERDFSVSNKLVNVLTESIHSIALPADLSFEEPVDKLKWLAGYFSECEAVKVQAQQQLDDALVEVETLTSQVSEAQSIIKSLEDALAVAEEKYSHLSAEKAELENVRTSFHERLEKAMQEVHLLAEADAAKSSLDNALAVAESNVSRLSKEKNEAESCRSLAEVELEKARWEITDLTSKLSEATVTLKTHENTISDFETRMAVLHDDNNDAQIARTSLENELKKLKEEADTQESKLQEAHTSIKSLEDALSKAENVISELDSEKKAAEQEISTLSAKLSTCLEDLAGTHGSLESRSLKLLDHLKGLELIGEDTSLFSSLRKCHESKLECLNEIEDVCNIIRGQCAKLSPENNLLSQEPSCITRLLSTSVDDIVDLDTYRSHGDAVEGDDISLYAQKIVEEFHVRKRTLVEKVDRLSSFLCECDASVVQELKTVSKWMMSAVEELQSLDQKVKNIETEYQVLKEKVIPLEDEISILLSACTEATQVLQFEVEKRIEFGSSPQYENQIEPKSSESKHKIATELLSTTRKVCSVCEQLENARNGLSSVIEELQNKLNELKIVLDNTTEERDLYLKKVSDLVELENNCSELRLKLENYQDIEDMVREKDREILSLQSSLTMKEKELQHQIELLSHEKEELQIALTEQHRETELLKERIRASIDHEEELVMVKSKISSLESGLDRIIQKFASRDVAGDQKSATTDDLLQVLEKQVVTTISESRNLKSKIHELESEVKKSVSTEEELANIKGQLLDLEEGVLRVIKNLGGDMDLKPLGTSDLLLVLEKMAMSLTLECEKLKGKDHELGSEIWNNSDELELAKVKGQLVDLEAGMWRIFLRLRGDTARDQGPTETRDLLQLLERLVMAVITESENSKSEVHELNFKLHESQKAVNELLLKVRVLEESIQSRVAPDIIQERSIFEAPSQPSASEISEVGDVGPVSKPTISPVPSSTHVRSTWKGPSDHIALNIDSESSRLIDNEEAVEDKGHVFKSLNTSGLVPVQGKLIADRIDGIWVSGGRLLMRQPRARLGLIAYWLVLHIWLLGTIL from the exons GAAGTGAGTTCAAGGGAAGCTAATTATgatagtaataacagtaatgACGATGGGGTTATTGTAAATGCTGATCATAATGGGAGTGGTGGAGATTCTGATGGGGTGGTTGTCTCTGATGATGCTGGCAGGGAGGATATGTTTCTTGATGCCCCAGAGGATTTGGGAGCTGATGGGAGAGATTCAACAGGTGAGCCTCAAGAGAGCACAGATTGGGATGAAGACAGAGTTCATGAGTCCCAAACTCGGTTTAGTCGGTTGGACAATGAGATGCAGAATGATTACATGGTGGATGAGATGGAGAGGCTTCGAGCCATGCTAGATAAGACCGTAAATGAGAAAGAAAGCATCGCAAGAGAACACAAG GATGAGATGGAGATGGCTGCAAAAGGAATTGCAAATCTTCGAAATCAGATGAGGGATATGATTAATAAGCAGTTGTTAATAGATGATAATCAGTTCAGATCTCATGAAGATGCAGTGCAGACGCCATTACATGAGTTGATACACGAATGCTCCATGTTTCTAAGGAGTGTCGTGGAAGAGTTTCAGGATTTGAATACGAAATCAACCGAGGCCTCAGTGTCACGTGAGGTTTTCAATGCTTATTTAAATTCTGCTCAAAATCAGTCTGCAGAGATTCAGTTTCAGAAGGATCAGTACATGGAGGACACCACAAACAGGATGTTGAGTTCTTTGGCATCGGTCGTGTATGTAGGGGATTTATTGGATAACACTCTTATAGGGAGGATAGCGCACATTGAGAAAAGTGTGTTTTCCTTGATTGAAAACTATAACTGGTTCCTATTTCAAGGTGACCAGCTTAGGCAGTGTTTGGTGCAGGTAAGGCCTGATCTAGGAGAGCAGACTGACTATGGGGTTATTTTTGCCGCAGCAAATCAAGAGCTGCTTGGGTTCCCAAAGAAGGAGACAGATTTTGTTGAGAAGATGAGTCATTTTGAAAGTGAAAACAGTAAACTCATGGAGCAGATTGAGACGCACAAGGCAATGTATGATGCAGCAACTGCGGAACTTGAGAAACTGAAAGCTGAACTTGACCATGAAAAGCATAGATATTTCAATACCAAAGAAAAGCTTTCGTTGGCCGTGACTAAGGGGAAGGCATTGGTTCAGCAGAGGGACTCACTGAAACAAACTGTAGCAGATAAAACAAGTGAACTTGATAGATGCCTTGTTGAATTGAAGGAGAAATCCAGTGCATTAGAGGCTGCAGAGCTAATTAAGGAAGAGTTGGTGAGAAGCCAGATTTCAGGTGCATCATTGCAGGAACTGCTAGCAGAAAAGGATTTAATTCTTGAAAAGTTAGATGATATTATGCTTCAGATTAGTATACCAGAATTATCAAAGTCAAAGGATGTTACTGAAAGAATCAGATGGATTGTGGATGAAAGGACTGCGTTAAAGGATGATTCTCTGAAATTCCATCAATTGGCTGATATCTTGTTGTCAATCAAGCTCCCTGAAAACGTTTCTTTTTCTGATCTTGAATCTCGTCTTGTTTGGATTACAAAATCATATGATGAAGCAAAGGCTGAAATGGGGAAACTGcaggatgagattaaaagaacaagagaatcACTTAGTGAGGCTACCTCAGAAATAGGCATTTTGCAAGGTGATAATTCTTGTATAAGGGAAACTGCTGTCAGAGAGATGGACCACTTAATTGCTTTACTTTCAACAGTTCTAGTTGAAAGGGAATATGTTACTGTGGAGTTGGAAGATATGAGTAACAAGTTTGAAACAACTGTTCTAAGTGAACGTCAGGCTATATCAGAGAAGGAAGACATTTTGAAGATTTTGCAAAAAGCTTCTGGAGTCGCAGTGGTTGATGGCCAGCTTCCTGAGATTGATGTGCTTGTGGAATGCCTTGCAAACATGAAAGAAGGAAACAATTCTACTCATGATTCATTAGAGGTCAAAGATGAAAATTTTCGAATAATGCAGATTCTCTTGTATGTTAAGGATCTGGACTCAGCACTCCATGAGATATTGTTCAAAGAAGAGACCCTGATAATGAAAATGGAGATAAATAACTTGTTAACTGATTTAACTAGAGCTTCTGAAGAAAAAGCCTCTCTTAAGGAACAAAATGAGAAGTTGCAGAAGGATCTTGATCGAATTGAGGAGAAATCAGCTTTAATTCGGGAAAAATTATCAATGGCAGTGAAAAAAGGCAAGGGACTGGTTCAAGAACGAGAGGGCCTGAAGCAACTTATTGATGAGAAGAGTTCAGAAATTGAGAAGTTAAAGGTTGAATTAGAGCAAAGAGAGCTTGCTATCATTAACTATGAGAATGAGACTAGTAAGCTATCTCAGCAGGTGCTTAGCATTGCAAAGTTGGAGGAAGATGGCCTTGCCCTAGAAGATCAACGAAATCAACTAGAGAGGGATTTTTCTGTGAGCAACAAGTTGGTGAATGTTCTGACAGAGTCTATACATAGCATTGCTTTACCTGCAGATTTAAGTTTTGAAGAACCTGTCGATAAGTTGAAGTGGCTTGCTGGATACTTTAGTGAATGCGAAGCTGTCAAAGTACAGGCTCAGCAACAATTGGACGATGCATTGGTTGAAGTTGAAACATTGACTTCCCAGGTCTCAGAAGCACAGTCAATTATCAAGTCGCTCGAAGATGCACTGGCAGTTGCAGAAGAGAAATATTCTCATCTTTCTGCAGAGAAGGCAGAGCTTGAAAATGTCCGGACTTCTTTTCATGAACGACTGGAAAAAGCGATGCAAGAGGTGCATTTGTTAGCAGAAGCTGATGCTGCTAAAAGCTCACTGGATAATGCTCTTGCAGTTGCTGAAAGTAATGTCTCTAGGCTCAGTAAGGAGAAGAACGAAGCTGAATCTTGCAGATCTCTTGCAGAGGTTGAATTAGAAAAGGCTAGATGGGAAATTACTGATCTGACTAGCAAATTGTCAGAAGCTACAGTAACCCTCAAAACACATGAGAACACAATATCTGATTTTGAGACCAGAATGGCTGTGCTACATGATGATAACAATGATGCCCAAATAGCTAGAACCAGCTTGGAGAATGAACTGAAGAAGCTTAAAGAGGAAGCTGATACCCAGGAAAGCAAGCTGCAAGAGGCACACACAAGTATAAAATCCCTTGAAGACGCCCTTTCAAAGGCAGAAAACGTGATTTCTGAACTGGACAGTGAAAAGAAAGCTGCTGAACAGGAAATATCAACATTGAGTGCCAAACTCAGTACCTGTTTGGAGGATTTGGCTGGAACTCATGGTAGCTTGGAGAGCAGATCCTTAAAGCTCTTAGATCACCTTAAAGGACTTGAACTAATTGGGGAAGATACATCCTTATTCTCTTCGCTTAGAAAATGTCAtgagtcaaaattggagtgcctCAATGAGATAGAAGACGTGTGTAACATCATCAGGGGTCAGTGTGCTAAGTTGAGTCCGGAAAACAATCTTTTGTCACAG GAACCTTCTTGCATAACAAGGTTGCTGTCGACTAGCGTTGACGACATTGTTGATTTGGATACTTATAGAAGTCATGGAGATGCAGTAGAGGGTGATGATATTTCTTTATATGCACAGAAGATAGTGGAAGAGTTTCATGTGAGAAAGAGAACCCTTGTTGAGAAAGTTGATCGCCTTTCTTCCTTTCTATGTGAGTGTGATGCTTCTGTTGTGCAAGAATTAAAGACTGTGAGCAAATGGATGATGTCTGCAGTTGAGGAGCTGCAGTCTCTGGACCAGAAAGTGAAAAATATAGAAACAGAGTATCAGGTTTTGAAGGAAAAAGTGATCCCTCTGGAAGACGAAATTTCCATTTTGCTGTCTGCCTGTACTGAAGCTACTCAAGTGTTGCAGTTTGAAGTTGAGAAACGGATAGAATTTGGTTCATCTCCTCAGTATGAAAATCAAATTGAACCAAAGTCAAGCGAAAGCAAGCACAAAATAGCTACTGAATTGTTATCTACAACTAGAAAGGTTTGTAGTGTATGTGAGCAGTTGGAGAATGCAAGGAACGGACTTTCATCAGTGATCGAGGAATTGCAGAATAAACTGAATGAACTCAAAATAGTACTAGACAATACTACGGAGGAGCGGGACCTATACTTAAAGAAAGTCTCTGATCTAGTTGAACTAGAAAACAATTGCAGCGAGCTGAGATTGAAGCTGGAAAATTATCAAGACATTGAGGATATGGTGCGGGAGAAAGATAGGGAGATATTATCACTGCAGAGCAGTTTGACGATGAAAGAAAAAG AACTGCAACATCAAATTGAGTTGCTTTCCCATGAAAAAGAAGAGCTCCAGATTGCTCTTACAGAACAACATCGTGAAACAGAACTTCTGAAAGAAAGAATACGAGCAAGTATTGACCATGAGGAAGAATTGGTGATGGTTAAGAGCAAAATTAGCAGCTTGGAATCTGGTCTTGATAGAATCATTCAGAAGTTTGCTAGCAGGGATGTAGCTGGGGACCAAAAATCTGCTACCACGGATGATCTTTTACAAGTATTAGAAAAGCAGGTAGTCACAACAATATCTGAATCTAGAAATTTGAAATCTAAGATCCATGAACTGGAATCAGAGGTCAAAAAGAGTGTCAGTACCGAAGAAGAATTAGCAAATATTAAAGGGCAATTACTTGATCTTGAGGAAGGTGTGCTGAGAGTTATCAAGAATTTGGGAGGAGATATGGACTTGAAGCCTCTTGGTACGAGTGATTTGTTACTAGTTTTGGAGAAGATGGCGATGTCATTAACTTTGGAATGTGAAAAGTTGAAAGGAAAAGACCATGAACTTGGGTCAGAGATCTGGAACAATAGTGATGAGCTAGAGTTAGCTAAGGTCAAAGGTCAGTTAGTTGATCTTGAAGCAGGTATGTGGAGGATTTTCCTGAGATTGAGAGGTGATACAGCTAGGGATCAAGGGCCAACAGAGACTAGGGATCTTTTACAATTGCTAGAAAGGCTGGTCATGGCTGTAATTACGGAGTCTGAAAATTCAAAATCTGAAGTTCATGAACTTAATTTTAAGTTACATGAAAGCCAAAAGGCCGTGAATGAGTTATTGTTGAAGGTAAGAGTACTTGAAGAGTCGATTCAGTCTAGAGTTGCTCCTGATATCATTCAAGAAAGGAGCATTTTTGAAGCACCATCACAACCTTCCGCATCTGAGATTTCTGAAGTTGGAGATGTG GGCCCTGTATCAAAGCCTACCATTTCTCCTGTTCCATCTTCTACTCATGTGAGATCGACATGGAAGGGACCTAGTGATCATATTGCGTTAAATATAGATTCAGAATCAAGTAGATTGATTGATAATGAAGAAGCAGTTGAGGATAAAG GTCATGTTTTCAAGTCTCTTAATACATCTGGTCTTGTTCCAGTACAAGGAAAGTTGATTGCTGATCGGATTGATGGAATATG GGTATCTGGTGGCCGATTGTTAATGAGACAGCCACGAGCACGACTTGGCCTCATTGCATATTGGCTTGTCTTGCACATATGGTTACTAGGAACCATTTTATAA